Proteins encoded in a region of the Thermus oshimai DSM 12092 genome:
- the nrdR gene encoding transcriptional regulator NrdR, whose translation MKCPYCGHPDTRVVDSRPSDEGAAIRRRRECPACERRFTTYERTQLEPLMVVKRDGRREPFNPDKLLRGLLLACEKRPVDLEALRRFAYTFEDQVTGPEITSEEIGLKAMAFLRELDQVAYIRFASVYREFDSVERFIEEIRRLGGVDKKEGG comes from the coding sequence GTGAAGTGCCCCTACTGCGGCCACCCCGACACCCGGGTGGTGGACTCCAGGCCCTCCGACGAGGGGGCGGCCATCCGGAGAAGGCGGGAATGCCCCGCCTGCGAGCGCCGCTTCACCACCTACGAGAGGACCCAGCTGGAGCCCCTCATGGTGGTGAAGCGGGACGGGAGAAGGGAGCCCTTCAACCCGGACAAGCTCTTAAGGGGCCTCCTCCTCGCCTGCGAGAAGCGCCCCGTGGACCTCGAGGCCCTGAGGCGCTTCGCCTACACCTTTGAGGACCAGGTCACGGGCCCCGAGATCACCTCGGAGGAGATCGGCCTCAAGGCCATGGCCTTCCTAAGGGAGCTGGACCAGGTGGCCTACATCCGCTTCGCCTCCGTCTACCGGGAGTTTGACTCCGTGGAGCGCTTCATCGAGGAGATCCGCCGCCTGGGGGGTGTTGACAAGAAGGAGGGGGGCTGA
- a CDS encoding SDR family NAD(P)-dependent oxidoreductase, with product MSRDLLGLEGRIVMVTGAGRGFGRAIAHGYGRNGATVIAVDPDVELATAVASEVEALGATAIPIRGDMSVVLDVTSTFEKVEELFGLLDGIVHVTAAESKTPFVELMESEWYDLMSQDVKSSLYVLQQGLRHLAGGGFVTIVLPPEARLEPHTLSVRKAVEGLIEGATRTFPGVRVNGVVPSRDPVSEEHDQPLVRAALGLGSMVSEGIRGALLSVQLPEPPMPPELYELYREVP from the coding sequence ATGTCACGGGATCTCTTGGGCCTCGAGGGGCGGATCGTCATGGTCACCGGGGCGGGCCGGGGCTTCGGCCGGGCCATCGCCCACGGCTACGGCCGCAACGGGGCCACGGTCATCGCCGTGGACCCCGACGTGGAGCTGGCCACCGCCGTGGCCTCGGAGGTGGAGGCCCTGGGGGCCACGGCCATCCCCATCCGGGGGGACATGAGCGTGGTGTTGGACGTGACCAGCACCTTTGAGAAGGTGGAGGAGCTCTTCGGGCTTCTGGACGGCATCGTGCACGTGACCGCCGCGGAGAGCAAAACCCCTTTCGTGGAGCTCATGGAAAGCGAGTGGTACGACCTTATGAGCCAGGACGTGAAGTCCAGCCTCTACGTCCTCCAGCAGGGCCTGAGGCACCTGGCGGGCGGGGGGTTCGTGACCATCGTCCTCCCCCCCGAGGCCCGCCTGGAGCCCCACACCCTCTCCGTGCGCAAGGCGGTGGAGGGGCTCATCGAGGGGGCCACCCGCACCTTCCCCGGGGTGCGGGTGAACGGGGTGGTCCCCTCCCGGGACCCCGTCTCCGAGGAGCACGACCAGCCCCTGGTGCGGGCGGCCTTGGGCCTCGGGTCCATGGTCTCCGAGGGCATCCGGGGGGCCCTCCTCTCCGTCCAGCTCCCCGAGCCCCCCATGCCCCCCGAGCTTTACGAGCTCTACCGGGAAGTGCCGTGA
- a CDS encoding macro domain-containing protein, with product MARIRVAEGDITEFEGEAIVNAANNWLKLGAGVAGAILRKGGPSIQEECDRIGPIRVGEAAVTGAGNLKARYVIHAAVLGDEPASLDTVRRATRSALEKAVALGLKTVAFPLLGTGVGGLPVEAVARVMVEEIREAPDTLEVTLYGYRKEDAEAIRKAL from the coding sequence ATGGCCCGCATCCGGGTGGCGGAAGGGGACATCACCGAGTTTGAGGGGGAGGCCATCGTCAACGCGGCCAACAACTGGCTCAAGCTGGGGGCAGGGGTGGCGGGGGCCATCCTCCGGAAGGGGGGGCCCTCCATCCAGGAGGAGTGCGACCGTATCGGCCCCATCCGCGTGGGGGAGGCCGCGGTCACCGGGGCGGGGAACTTGAAGGCGCGCTACGTGATCCACGCGGCCGTCCTGGGGGACGAGCCCGCCAGCCTGGACACCGTGCGCCGGGCCACGCGAAGCGCCCTGGAGAAGGCGGTGGCGCTCGGCCTTAAGACCGTGGCCTTCCCCCTTTTGGGCACCGGGGTGGGGGGACTTCCCGTGGAGGCCGTGGCCCGGGTCATGGTGGAGGAGATCCGGGAGGCCCCGGACACCCTGGAGGTCACCCTTTACGGGTACCGCAAGGAGGACGCGGAGGCCATCCGGAAGGCCCTTTAG
- a CDS encoding putative Ig domain-containing protein, which produces MRKLLPLLLLLAACGTQDLGGTEALRLTASTLPPAYLGEVYSFAFSAEGGVRPYAFSLEGKLPEGLAFQGGRLSGTPKEKGQFPLILTVEDAAKNSRAQKLTLTVGDPPPPRLALVLPPAQVEGPFLLLARLEAREALGFQLELPLPDLAPALESLRTASPAYLLDYDGEKRLLRLDMAFAKPLKDLEAFRLLLTPEKPLTPRLTPKVVFYDKEGKPLGQPLPRKGRFEDLLKLAQNWGKKGEGLPGDLDGDKEVGPKDLEKLKEGYFQTPKEETGTP; this is translated from the coding sequence ATGCGGAAGCTTTTGCCCCTCCTTCTCCTCCTCGCGGCCTGCGGCACCCAGGACCTGGGGGGCACGGAGGCCCTACGGCTCACCGCCTCCACCCTGCCCCCGGCCTACCTGGGGGAGGTCTACAGCTTCGCCTTCAGCGCGGAAGGGGGGGTTAGGCCCTACGCCTTCAGCCTCGAGGGCAAGCTCCCGGAAGGCCTCGCCTTCCAGGGGGGAAGGCTTTCCGGCACCCCCAAGGAGAAGGGCCAGTTCCCCCTCATCCTCACCGTGGAGGACGCGGCCAAAAACAGCCGCGCCCAGAAGCTCACCCTCACCGTGGGGGACCCCCCGCCCCCCAGGCTCGCCCTGGTCCTCCCCCCCGCCCAGGTGGAGGGGCCCTTCCTCCTCCTGGCCCGCCTCGAGGCCCGGGAGGCCCTGGGCTTCCAGCTGGAACTCCCCCTCCCCGACCTCGCCCCCGCCCTGGAGAGCCTAAGGACGGCAAGCCCCGCCTACCTCCTGGACTACGACGGGGAAAAGCGTCTCCTCCGCCTGGACATGGCCTTCGCCAAACCCCTCAAGGACCTGGAGGCCTTCCGCCTCCTCCTCACCCCCGAAAAGCCCCTCACCCCCAGGCTCACCCCCAAGGTGGTCTTCTACGACAAGGAGGGGAAGCCCCTGGGCCAGCCCCTCCCCCGCAAAGGGAGGTTTGAGGACCTCCTCAAGCTGGCCCAGAACTGGGGGAAGAAGGGGGAGGGCCTTCCCGGGGACCTGGACGGGGACAAGGAGGTGGGCCCCAAGGACTTGGAGAAGCTTAAGGAGGGGTACTTCCAGACCCCCAAGGAGGAAACGGGCACCCCCTAA
- the dcd gene encoding dCTP deaminase: MVKPDWWIREMAKKGMIEPFEERLVREGVISYGLSSFGYDLRASREWRIFTNVFSTVVDPKAFDERSFVEYEGDEVIIPPNSFALTRSVEYIRMPENVIAIALGKSTYARCGIVANVTPLEPGWEGHVTLEISNTTPLPAKVYAGEGIVQLLFLEGPRPEVTYRDRKGKYQGQRGITLPKV, encoded by the coding sequence ATGGTGAAGCCGGACTGGTGGATCCGGGAGATGGCCAAAAAGGGCATGATTGAGCCCTTTGAGGAGCGCCTGGTGCGGGAAGGGGTCATCAGCTACGGGCTTTCCAGCTTCGGCTACGACCTGAGGGCCAGCCGGGAGTGGCGCATCTTCACCAACGTCTTCTCCACCGTGGTGGACCCCAAGGCCTTTGACGAGCGGAGCTTCGTGGAGTACGAGGGGGATGAGGTCATCATCCCCCCGAACTCCTTCGCCCTCACAAGGAGCGTGGAGTACATCCGCATGCCGGAAAACGTCATCGCCATCGCCCTCGGCAAGAGCACCTACGCCCGGTGCGGCATCGTGGCCAACGTGACCCCCCTGGAGCCCGGCTGGGAGGGGCACGTGACCCTGGAGATCTCCAACACCACCCCCCTTCCCGCCAAGGTCTACGCCGGGGAGGGGATCGTCCAGCTCCTCTTCCTGGAGGGCCCCAGGCCCGAGGTCACCTACCGGGACCGGAAGGGGAAGTACCAGGGCCAGCGGGGGATCACCCTGCCCAAGGTGTAG
- a CDS encoding peptidylprolyl isomerase, whose protein sequence is MPYLLLLLAFFFSACKGEAMRPVPYLSETPVRSFKAPEPVLEPGKDYFARLKTTKGEVLLDLLEKEAPNTVNSFVFLALHRYFDGVVWHRVIPGFVAQTGDPTGTGRGGPGYTFGLEIVPGLGFDREGVVGMARTQDPNSNGSQFFITLGPAPHLTGAYTVFGRVVEGMEVVKRLAPTEGPGAGGERDRILSVEILVKE, encoded by the coding sequence ATGCCCTACCTTCTCCTCCTCCTTGCCTTTTTCTTTTCCGCGTGCAAAGGTGAGGCCATGCGGCCCGTGCCTTACCTGTCGGAAACGCCCGTGCGGAGCTTCAAGGCCCCGGAGCCCGTTTTGGAGCCGGGGAAGGACTACTTCGCCCGCCTCAAGACCACCAAGGGGGAGGTCCTCCTGGACCTCCTGGAGAAGGAGGCCCCCAACACCGTGAACTCCTTCGTCTTCCTGGCCCTCCACCGCTACTTTGACGGGGTGGTCTGGCACCGGGTCATCCCCGGCTTCGTGGCCCAGACGGGGGACCCCACGGGCACCGGCCGGGGCGGTCCCGGCTACACCTTCGGCCTGGAGATCGTTCCGGGGCTGGGCTTTGACCGGGAGGGGGTGGTGGGGATGGCCCGCACCCAGGACCCCAACTCCAACGGTAGCCAGTTCTTCATCACCTTGGGCCCCGCCCCCCACCTCACGGGGGCCTACACCGTCTTCGGCCGGGTGGTGGAGGGGATGGAGGTGGTGAAGCGCCTCGCCCCCACGGAGGGCCCGGGGGCCGGGGGGGAGCGGGATCGGATCCTTTCCGTGGAGATCCTGGTCAAGGAATGA
- a CDS encoding ATP phosphoribosyltransferase regulatory subunit, translating into MIPEGTRFLLPPEARFRAEVMDRLQALFARYGYERVELPALELYDPAHPLAGRAFKLVDKTGEVLALRSEFTTALARLLRAHPRFGVVRYQYAGTLWLREADAELGRYREYTQVGLELIGVTGPLADAEVLHLALEALSALGVEAVLEVGLPALVGELLLASGLPEGVRAALQGAVHRKNLPELSELLSAHPVPPPIREALLALPDLYGGKEVLEEARRLPLPPRAQAALRGLEKTLELLERPVLLDLGMARRFEYYSGIFFRAYTPGFGLPLLGGGRYDGALLPMAAGFALGVERLLEALRPSPEESPPEVLALDLKALRLFARERRVELFHGEDPLAYARARGIPYLAEGERIWRVE; encoded by the coding sequence ATGATCCCCGAGGGCACCCGCTTCCTCCTGCCCCCCGAGGCCCGCTTCCGGGCCGAGGTCATGGACCGCCTCCAGGCCCTCTTCGCCCGCTACGGCTACGAGCGGGTGGAGCTCCCCGCCTTGGAGCTCTACGACCCCGCGCACCCCTTGGCGGGGCGGGCGTTCAAGCTGGTGGACAAGACGGGGGAGGTCCTGGCCCTAAGGAGCGAGTTCACCACCGCCCTGGCCCGGCTCCTCCGGGCCCACCCCCGCTTTGGGGTGGTGCGCTACCAGTATGCGGGGACGCTATGGCTCCGCGAGGCGGACGCGGAGCTTGGGCGGTATAGGGAGTACACCCAGGTGGGCCTCGAGCTCATCGGGGTCACGGGGCCTTTGGCGGACGCGGAGGTCCTGCACCTGGCCCTGGAGGCCCTCTCCGCCTTGGGGGTGGAGGCCGTCCTAGAGGTGGGCCTTCCCGCCCTGGTGGGGGAGCTTCTTCTCGCCTCCGGGCTTCCCGAAGGGGTGCGGGCGGCCTTGCAGGGGGCCGTGCACCGCAAGAACCTCCCCGAGCTCTCCGAGCTCCTTTCCGCCCACCCCGTGCCCCCCCCCATCCGGGAGGCCCTCCTCGCCCTCCCCGACCTTTACGGGGGGAAGGAGGTCCTGGAGGAGGCGAGGCGCCTCCCCCTCCCCCCCAGGGCCCAGGCCGCCCTAAGGGGGCTGGAAAAGACCCTGGAGCTCCTGGAGCGCCCCGTCCTCCTGGACCTCGGGATGGCCCGGCGGTTTGAGTACTACTCCGGCATCTTTTTCCGGGCCTACACCCCGGGCTTCGGCCTCCCCCTCCTTGGGGGCGGGCGGTACGACGGGGCCCTCCTCCCCATGGCCGCGGGCTTCGCCTTAGGGGTAGAAAGGCTCTTAGAAGCCCTCCGCCCAAGCCCCGAGGAAAGCCCCCCGGAGGTTCTGGCCCTGGACCTGAAGGCCCTTCGCCTTTTCGCCCGGGAAAGGCGGGTGGAGCTCTTCCACGGGGAAGACCCCCTGGCCTACGCCCGGGCCCGGGGCATCCCCTACCTGGCGGAAGGGGAGCGGATCTGGAGGGTGGAATGA
- the hisG gene encoding ATP phosphoribosyltransferase: MKRFLLTVALPKGRMFQEAYEALKAAGLPLPPLGEARALLHGEEGGVGLLELRNKDVPVYVDLGIAEVGVVGKDILLESGRDLYEPVDLGFGACRLSLIRRPGDTGPIRRIATKYPAFTARVLKERGWAADIVELSGNIELAAVTGLADAVVDVVQTGATLKAAGLVEVEVLAHSTARLVVNRQALKLKRDLLKPLIAKLRNRDRGP; this comes from the coding sequence ATGAAGCGCTTTCTCCTCACCGTGGCCCTACCCAAGGGGCGGATGTTCCAGGAGGCCTACGAGGCTCTGAAGGCGGCGGGCCTTCCCCTTCCCCCCCTGGGGGAGGCCCGGGCCCTGCTCCACGGGGAGGAGGGCGGGGTGGGGCTTCTGGAGCTCAGGAACAAGGACGTGCCGGTCTACGTGGACCTGGGCATCGCCGAGGTGGGGGTGGTGGGGAAGGACATCCTCCTGGAGTCCGGGCGGGACCTGTATGAGCCCGTGGACCTGGGCTTTGGGGCCTGCCGGCTCTCCCTCATCCGCCGCCCCGGGGACACGGGCCCCATCCGCCGCATCGCCACCAAGTACCCCGCCTTCACCGCCCGGGTGCTGAAGGAGCGGGGCTGGGCCGCGGACATCGTGGAGCTTTCCGGGAACATTGAACTGGCCGCGGTCACGGGCCTGGCCGACGCGGTGGTGGACGTGGTCCAGACCGGGGCCACCTTGAAGGCGGCGGGCCTTGTGGAGGTGGAGGTCCTGGCCCACTCCACCGCCCGGCTTGTGGTGAACCGCCAGGCCCTGAAGCTCAAGCGGGACCTCCTAAAGCCCCTCATCGCTAAACTGAGGAACCGTGACCGAGGCCCGTAG
- the trmH gene encoding tRNA (guanosine(18)-2'-O)-methyltransferase TrmH, giving the protein MTEARRRRIEEVLRRRQPDLTVLLENVHKPHNLSAILRTCDAVGVLEAHAVNPTGGVPTYNETSGGSHKWVYLRVHPDTPSAFAHLRAQGFRVYATALREGALDYREVDYTRPVAVVLGAEKWGVSEEALALADGHIHIPMLGMVQSLNVSVAAAVILFEAQRQRLKAGLYEKPRLDSELYRKVLEDWLRK; this is encoded by the coding sequence GTGACCGAGGCCCGTAGGCGGCGCATAGAGGAGGTCCTGAGGCGCAGGCAGCCCGACCTCACGGTACTTCTGGAGAACGTCCACAAGCCCCACAACCTTTCCGCCATCCTGCGCACCTGCGACGCGGTGGGGGTCCTCGAGGCCCACGCGGTGAACCCCACCGGGGGGGTGCCCACCTACAACGAGACCAGCGGGGGGAGCCACAAGTGGGTCTACCTCCGGGTCCACCCCGATACCCCTTCCGCCTTCGCCCACCTAAGGGCCCAGGGCTTTCGGGTCTACGCCACCGCCCTGAGGGAAGGGGCCTTGGACTACCGGGAGGTGGACTACACCCGTCCCGTGGCCGTGGTCCTGGGGGCGGAGAAGTGGGGGGTTTCGGAGGAGGCCTTGGCCCTGGCGGACGGGCACATCCACATCCCCATGCTGGGCATGGTGCAGAGCCTCAACGTCTCCGTGGCCGCGGCGGTGATCCTTTTTGAGGCCCAACGGCAAAGGCTAAAGGCGGGGCTTTACGAAAAGCCCCGCCTGGACTCAGAGCTTTACCGGAAGGTCCTGGAGGACTGGCTCAGGAAGTGA
- a CDS encoding branched-chain amino acid transaminase → MVKPEAKGGDVHIRAGLIWMNGRMVPQEEAKVSVLSHALHYGTSIFEGIRAYETPKGPAIFRLKEHVRRFFHSARVLRMELPYTPEELEEAIKEVVRQNGYKSCYIRPLAWMGAKALGVNPLPNNPAEVMVAAWEWGAYLGEEAVRKGAKLITSSWARFPANVMPGKAKIGGNYVNSALAKMEAVAAGADEALLLDEEGYVAEGSGENLFFVRDGVIYALEHSVNLEGITRDSVIKIARDLGYQVQVVRATRDQLYMADEVFMTGTAAEVTPVSMIDWRPIGSGTAGPIALRLREVYLEAARGLRPEYEGWLTYVNGQ, encoded by the coding sequence ATGGTCAAGCCGGAAGCCAAGGGCGGGGACGTGCACATCCGGGCGGGGCTCATCTGGATGAACGGCCGCATGGTGCCCCAGGAAGAGGCCAAGGTGAGCGTGCTGAGCCACGCCCTGCACTACGGCACCAGCATCTTTGAGGGCATCCGGGCCTATGAAACCCCTAAGGGGCCGGCCATCTTCCGCCTGAAAGAGCACGTCCGGCGCTTCTTCCACTCCGCCAGGGTGCTCCGCATGGAGCTCCCCTACACCCCAGAGGAGCTGGAGGAGGCCATCAAAGAGGTGGTGCGGCAAAACGGCTACAAGAGCTGCTACATCCGCCCCCTGGCCTGGATGGGGGCCAAGGCCCTGGGGGTGAACCCCCTCCCCAACAACCCCGCGGAGGTCATGGTGGCCGCCTGGGAGTGGGGGGCCTACCTGGGGGAGGAGGCGGTGCGCAAGGGGGCCAAGCTCATCACCAGCTCCTGGGCCCGCTTCCCCGCCAACGTCATGCCGGGGAAGGCCAAGATTGGGGGCAACTACGTGAACTCCGCCCTGGCCAAGATGGAGGCCGTGGCCGCAGGGGCGGACGAAGCCCTTCTCCTGGACGAGGAGGGGTACGTGGCCGAGGGGAGCGGGGAGAACCTCTTCTTCGTGCGGGACGGGGTGATCTACGCCCTGGAGCACTCCGTGAACCTGGAGGGCATTACCCGGGACTCCGTGATCAAGATCGCCCGGGACCTGGGCTACCAGGTCCAGGTGGTGCGGGCCACCCGGGACCAGCTCTACATGGCGGACGAGGTCTTCATGACCGGCACCGCCGCGGAGGTCACCCCCGTGTCCATGATTGACTGGCGGCCCATCGGCTCGGGCACCGCCGGGCCCATCGCCCTGAGGCTAAGGGAGGTGTACCTCGAGGCCGCCCGGGGCCTCCGGCCGGAGTACGAGGGGTGGCTCACCTACGTGAACGGGCAATAA
- a CDS encoding LysR family transcriptional regulator produces MTLDQLRYLVALDEERNFTRAAERVFLTQPALSIQIRRLEEELGVRLFDRSKKPLEPTEIGKQVIAQARRVLEEAERLKALARGEEGVFQGPFRIGVIPTLAPYLLPKLLPRLKARFPALELSVKETLTPGILQGLLEGHLDAGLIGTEERAPGLEVHPLFRETFLAYVSPQHPLYHQQALHPLEIPLEDTWVLAEGHCFREQVLSVCRPSLGAKGVEFQSGDLETLVLLVEEVGGLTLLPEVALWTLPREKHRHLRPLDPPQAGRTVNLVLRSGALKRPVALALGEEVRALAEALRLEASG; encoded by the coding sequence ATGACCTTGGACCAGCTGCGCTACCTGGTGGCCCTGGACGAGGAGCGGAACTTCACCCGGGCCGCGGAACGGGTCTTCCTGACCCAACCCGCCCTGAGCATCCAGATCCGGCGGCTGGAGGAGGAGCTGGGGGTGCGCCTCTTTGACCGGAGCAAAAAGCCCCTAGAACCCACGGAGATCGGCAAGCAGGTGATCGCCCAGGCCCGCCGGGTCCTGGAGGAGGCCGAACGGCTCAAGGCCCTGGCCCGGGGAGAGGAAGGGGTTTTCCAGGGGCCTTTCCGCATCGGGGTCATCCCCACCCTGGCCCCTTACCTCCTGCCCAAGCTCCTCCCCCGGCTCAAGGCCCGTTTCCCCGCGCTGGAGCTCTCCGTAAAGGAAACCCTCACCCCGGGCATCCTCCAGGGCCTTTTAGAAGGGCACCTGGACGCGGGGCTCATCGGAACGGAGGAGCGCGCCCCTGGCCTCGAGGTCCACCCCCTGTTCCGGGAAACCTTTTTGGCCTACGTCTCCCCCCAGCACCCCCTCTACCACCAGCAGGCCCTCCACCCCCTGGAGATCCCCCTGGAGGACACCTGGGTCCTGGCGGAGGGGCACTGCTTCCGGGAGCAGGTCCTTTCCGTGTGCCGCCCGAGCCTTGGGGCCAAGGGGGTGGAGTTCCAAAGCGGGGATCTGGAAACCCTGGTCCTCCTGGTGGAGGAGGTGGGCGGGCTCACCCTGCTGCCGGAGGTGGCCCTCTGGACCCTTCCCCGGGAAAAGCACCGCCACCTTAGGCCCCTAGACCCTCCCCAGGCCGGGCGGACGGTGAACCTGGTCCTGCGCTCTGGGGCCCTGAAAAGGCCCGTGGCCCTGGCCCTAGGGGAGGAGGTGCGGGCCCTGGCGGAGGCCTTACGCCTCGAGGCCAGCGGGTAA
- a CDS encoding manganese catalase family protein, with product MFLRIDRLQIELPMPKEQDPNAAAAVQALLGGRFGEMSTLMNYMYQSFNFRGKKALKPYYDLIANIATEELGHIELVAATINALLAKNPGKDQEEGVDPVAAPLGFAKDARNTAHFIAGGANSLVMGSMGEHWHGEYVFTSGNLILDLLHNFFLEVAARTHKLRVYEMTDNPVAREMIGYLLVRGGVHAAAYGKALETLTGVEMTKLLPIPRIDNSRFPEAKKFMDLGFHRNLYRFSPEDYKDLGLIWRGASPEDGSEVVVVDGPPQGGPVFDAGHDAAEFAPEFHPAELYEIAKKLYEKAK from the coding sequence ATGTTTCTGAGGATTGACCGGTTGCAGATCGAGCTGCCCATGCCCAAGGAGCAGGACCCCAACGCCGCCGCGGCGGTGCAGGCCCTGTTGGGTGGGCGGTTTGGGGAGATGTCCACCCTGATGAACTACATGTACCAGTCCTTCAACTTCCGGGGGAAGAAGGCCCTCAAGCCCTACTACGACCTCATCGCCAACATCGCCACGGAGGAGCTGGGGCACATTGAGCTGGTGGCCGCCACCATCAACGCCCTCTTGGCCAAGAACCCCGGGAAGGACCAGGAGGAGGGGGTGGACCCCGTGGCCGCGCCCTTGGGCTTTGCCAAGGACGCCCGCAACACCGCCCACTTCATCGCAGGGGGGGCCAACAGCCTGGTCATGGGCTCCATGGGGGAGCACTGGCACGGGGAGTACGTCTTCACCAGCGGCAACCTTATCCTGGACCTTCTCCACAACTTCTTCCTGGAGGTGGCCGCCCGCACCCACAAGCTCCGGGTCTACGAGATGACGGACAACCCCGTGGCCCGGGAGATGATCGGCTACCTGCTGGTGCGGGGCGGGGTCCACGCCGCCGCCTACGGCAAGGCCCTGGAGACCCTCACCGGGGTGGAGATGACCAAGCTGCTCCCCATCCCCCGCATCGACAACAGCCGCTTCCCCGAGGCCAAGAAGTTCATGGACCTGGGCTTCCACCGCAACCTCTACCGCTTCAGCCCTGAGGACTACAAGGACCTGGGCCTCATCTGGCGGGGCGCCTCCCCCGAGGACGGGAGCGAGGTGGTGGTGGTGGACGGGCCCCCCCAGGGCGGCCCCGTGTTTGACGCCGGCCACGACGCCGCGGAGTTCGCCCCCGAGTTCCATCCCGCGGAGCTCTACGAGATCGCCAAGAAGCTTTACGAAAAGGCCAAGTAG
- the dprA gene encoding DNA-processing protein DprA: protein MDPLALALLPGIGPKRLLELLLEEDPLSALRARFPQALPHLEGALARAEAERRRAKALGVRILGLWEEAFPESLKALPQPPTHLYLKGSLESPAVALVGTRKASPWALGFARRLARALAEAGAYVVSGLARGIDREAHLGALEAGGRTLGVLGSALDRVYPPEHQSLAERVDLLSEFPFGTGAKAEFFPRRNRLIAGLAQAVIVVEAPLDSGALITARHALELGKEVLAVPGRPTDENSLGANRLIQDGAYPVLAPEDALSYLGLKGRPKDPGLPPEEQALYEALRKGEALPEDLAQALGLSVGEVLGLLARLELKGLARALPGGRYGAG from the coding sequence ATGGACCCTCTGGCCCTGGCCCTCCTCCCGGGGATCGGCCCCAAGAGGCTCCTGGAGCTCCTTCTGGAGGAAGACCCCCTTTCCGCCTTAAGGGCGCGCTTCCCCCAGGCCCTCCCCCACCTGGAAGGAGCCCTGGCCCGGGCCGAGGCCGAGCGCCGGCGGGCGAAGGCCCTGGGGGTGAGGATCCTGGGCCTATGGGAAGAGGCCTTTCCCGAAAGCCTCAAGGCCCTCCCCCAGCCCCCCACCCACCTCTACCTGAAGGGGAGCCTGGAGAGCCCCGCGGTGGCCCTGGTGGGCACCCGCAAGGCCTCCCCTTGGGCTTTGGGCTTCGCCCGGAGGCTCGCCCGGGCCCTGGCGGAGGCCGGGGCCTACGTGGTCTCGGGGCTCGCCCGGGGGATTGACCGGGAGGCCCACCTGGGGGCCCTGGAGGCCGGGGGAAGGACCCTTGGGGTTTTGGGGAGCGCCCTGGACCGGGTCTACCCCCCGGAGCACCAGAGCTTAGCGGAAAGGGTAGACCTCCTCTCGGAGTTCCCCTTCGGCACCGGGGCCAAGGCGGAGTTCTTCCCCCGGCGGAACCGCCTCATCGCCGGGCTCGCGCAGGCGGTCATCGTGGTGGAGGCCCCCCTGGACTCCGGGGCCCTCATCACCGCCCGCCACGCCCTGGAGCTCGGGAAGGAGGTCCTGGCGGTGCCGGGAAGGCCCACGGACGAGAACTCCTTGGGGGCCAATCGCCTCATCCAGGACGGGGCCTACCCGGTCCTGGCCCCCGAGGACGCCCTTTCCTACCTGGGCCTGAAGGGGCGCCCTAAAGACCCCGGGCTTCCCCCGGAAGAACAGGCCCTTTACGAGGCCCTCCGGAAGGGAGAGGCCCTCCCCGAGGACCTGGCCCAGGCCCTGGGCCTTTCCGTGGGGGAGGTCTTGGGCCTCCTTGCCCGCCTCGAGCTCAAGGGCCTGGCCCGGGCCCTGCCGGGGGGGCGGTACGGGGCAGGGTAA